Proteins encoded by one window of Clostridia bacterium:
- a CDS encoding CpsB/CapC family capsule biosynthesis tyrosine phosphatase, which translates to MIDIHCHVIPGIDDGAYDMGEAMEMLREANEAGFAEIIATPHTSSSKRDPRTQSIKARLAELLARASEDQTASRVRVTAGAEIMLDPDTLPLLEAGELPTWGAGRKHVLVEFPMIAIPPYAEGCIFGLSAQGYTPVLAHPERNHELSQKLDVILRFIQMGAAMQIDAGSLAGAYGPIARESAMMVVRHRMCHFIASDAHHPGNISRVMNRAQSEVSKILEAEDTEALFGGNARSVMAGERVSYPAPIPASERETRRTRGRGLFSFGRR; encoded by the coding sequence TTGATCGATATCCACTGCCACGTTATTCCCGGGATCGACGACGGCGCGTACGACATGGGCGAGGCCATGGAGATGCTCCGTGAGGCGAATGAAGCCGGGTTTGCAGAGATCATTGCGACGCCCCATACCTCATCCTCCAAACGCGACCCCCGCACTCAATCGATCAAAGCGAGGCTCGCCGAGTTGCTTGCCCGCGCATCGGAGGATCAGACGGCATCACGGGTACGCGTCACAGCCGGCGCTGAGATCATGCTCGACCCGGACACCCTGCCTCTGCTTGAGGCGGGCGAGCTTCCCACATGGGGCGCTGGCCGCAAGCATGTGCTCGTGGAGTTTCCGATGATCGCTATCCCGCCCTATGCCGAGGGCTGCATCTTCGGCCTCTCAGCCCAGGGCTACACACCGGTGCTTGCACATCCTGAGAGGAATCATGAACTATCACAGAAACTCGACGTCATACTCCGGTTCATCCAGATGGGTGCGGCAATGCAGATAGATGCGGGAAGCCTGGCAGGTGCGTACGGGCCCATAGCCAGGGAATCTGCGATGATGGTCGTGAGGCACAGAATGTGCCATTTCATCGCAAGCGACGCTCATCATCCAGGCAACATAAGCCGAGTGATGAATCGTGCGCAGTCGGAGGTATCGAAGATCCTGGAAGCAGAGGATACCGAGGCCCTTTTCGGTGGGAATGCCCGCTCGGTGATGGCTGGGGAGCGCGTATCATACCCGGCGCCCATACCAGCATCTGAGCGAGAGACCAGGCGCACCCGTGGGCGAGGCCTCTTCAGTTTCGGCCGCAGGTAA